The proteins below come from a single Crossiella sp. CA-258035 genomic window:
- a CDS encoding FHA domain-containing protein has translation MIEQLAVPGGQALPAGHHSLAWGVRANEVPGTLHVLSVTGGITVGPREGRQIVFGRNRPDVHVCVGEHDRRISRHQGALTRRGERWWISNLGRLPLRLPGARLLCNQDEPIPLAAGYTPLFVRGTSGREHLLEVHVRAQDGEDPDIQHGASTSPPHTWALTPAEKLALVVLGQRYLLHELYPNPLSWRQAAEHLKEIRPEEDWTQKKVEHLVLNVRNRLSRGGVPGLTREEVGEPIGNTLNHNLIRELMENTTLVPPDLGLLHD, from the coding sequence ATGATCGAGCAGCTCGCGGTGCCGGGCGGGCAGGCCCTTCCGGCCGGGCATCACAGCCTGGCCTGGGGCGTGCGCGCGAACGAGGTGCCCGGCACCCTGCACGTGCTGTCGGTGACCGGGGGGATCACGGTCGGGCCCCGGGAGGGGCGGCAGATCGTGTTCGGCCGCAACCGCCCGGACGTGCACGTCTGCGTCGGCGAGCACGACCGGCGGATCAGCCGCCACCAGGGTGCGCTCACCCGCCGGGGCGAGCGGTGGTGGATCAGCAACCTGGGGCGGTTGCCGCTGCGACTGCCGGGAGCCCGGCTGCTGTGCAACCAGGACGAGCCGATCCCGCTGGCGGCCGGGTACACCCCGCTGTTCGTCCGCGGCACTAGCGGCCGCGAACACCTCCTGGAGGTCCACGTCCGCGCCCAGGACGGCGAGGATCCAGACATCCAGCACGGGGCCTCGACCAGCCCGCCGCACACCTGGGCGCTCACCCCGGCCGAGAAACTGGCGCTGGTGGTGCTCGGTCAGCGCTACCTCCTGCACGAGCTGTACCCCAACCCGCTGTCCTGGCGGCAGGCCGCCGAGCACCTCAAGGAGATCCGCCCCGAGGAGGACTGGACCCAGAAGAAGGTCGAACACCTCGTCCTCAATGTCCGCAACCGGCTGAGCCGCGGCGGCGTGCCGGGCCTGACCAGAGAGGAGGTCGGCGAACCCATCGGCAACACCCTCAACCACAACCTGATCCGCGAACTGATGGAGAACACCACCCTGGTGCCCCCGGACCTCGGCCTGCTGCACGACTGA